The following coding sequences are from one Leptospira mayottensis 200901116 window:
- a CDS encoding DUF1289 domain-containing protein, with protein sequence MIRSPCNKICVMDFESGYCQGCFRTIDEIGNWSRYSDFERENLFLKLKVRKEEVFSKGPRKSNL encoded by the coding sequence TTGATTCGTTCACCATGCAATAAAATCTGTGTAATGGACTTTGAGTCCGGTTATTGTCAAGGATGCTTTAGAACCATTGATGAAATTGGAAACTGGTCTCGTTATTCCGATTTTGAAAGAGAGAATCTATTCTTGAAGTTGAAAGTCCGCAAAGAAGAGGTCTTTTCTAAAGGACCACGTAAAAGTAATTTATAA
- a CDS encoding cation:proton antiporter: protein MEHQSLSLLNDIALSIIFATFFSHIARITKQPLILGYVAGGLLLGPNLGLSLVVNEESIELISEIGLILLLFIIGLEIDLKELARMGKSMFILGVVQFVFCVLFGLLFFREILSNFSGKFDLLYFSIALAISSTMIVVKLLHDKFEVSTIAGRLTIGVLVLQDIWAIIFMGIQPSLQDPQILKIVSSLGVGSILVCVSFLISRFFLSRLFQAAASKPELILITSIAWCFLLCGFAEKAGLSKEMGALIAGISIAAFPYGADVIAKLSGIRDFFITLFFVALGMKIPIPSIQIISVSLIAVVFVIFSRVLTVATPVYFSGRGLRAGIVTGLNLAQISEFSLVILSLGMGYGHISKELESTVLTSMILASVVSTYIIFFNDPISRFVLKLLGMVGLKEEERTESYTDGRPKRDIVILGYFRIAQSLLEEIEREKPEWLNRILIVDFNPVFRRFLEAKGIRWAYGDLANPETLHHLGIEDARYVICTISDMILKGTTNRRLLESIKGICHHTQPSIILTTDDVQEAEVLIESGAAHVIVPGRISGMSLFKEMKTIVDHSKNGITNVRLKSKKKQVVSKSKVRIK from the coding sequence ATGGAGCATCAATCACTCTCCCTTTTAAATGATATAGCCTTGAGTATCATCTTTGCTACATTTTTCTCCCATATAGCCAGGATTACGAAACAACCTTTGATTTTGGGTTATGTAGCAGGAGGACTTTTGCTTGGGCCGAATCTTGGTTTAAGTCTTGTGGTTAACGAAGAGAGCATTGAGTTGATTTCCGAGATTGGATTGATTCTTCTCTTATTCATCATCGGTCTTGAAATTGATTTAAAAGAACTAGCGCGCATGGGAAAGTCGATGTTCATTCTTGGGGTTGTCCAGTTTGTGTTTTGCGTGTTGTTCGGGCTTTTATTTTTCAGGGAAATTCTTTCTAACTTCAGCGGTAAGTTCGATCTTTTATATTTCTCTATCGCGCTGGCCATCAGTTCCACGATGATCGTGGTCAAACTACTGCACGATAAATTCGAAGTGAGTACGATTGCAGGTCGTCTTACAATCGGAGTATTGGTTCTACAGGATATTTGGGCGATCATCTTTATGGGTATTCAGCCGAGTCTTCAAGATCCTCAGATTTTAAAGATTGTGAGTTCGCTTGGAGTCGGTTCGATATTAGTCTGTGTTTCATTTTTAATCAGTAGATTCTTTTTATCCAGGTTGTTTCAAGCGGCGGCTTCCAAACCAGAGCTTATCTTGATCACTTCAATCGCTTGGTGTTTCTTGCTTTGCGGTTTTGCAGAAAAGGCTGGTCTATCCAAGGAGATGGGAGCCCTGATTGCGGGAATTAGTATCGCGGCATTTCCTTACGGAGCCGACGTTATCGCAAAACTTTCGGGGATTAGAGACTTTTTTATCACTCTCTTTTTCGTTGCACTTGGAATGAAAATTCCAATTCCTTCGATTCAAATTATCAGTGTTTCTTTAATAGCGGTAGTGTTCGTAATTTTTAGTAGAGTCCTCACCGTTGCAACTCCAGTTTATTTTTCTGGCAGAGGACTTAGAGCCGGAATTGTGACCGGTTTAAACTTGGCTCAAATCAGTGAGTTTTCTCTTGTGATCCTTTCATTAGGAATGGGTTACGGCCATATCAGTAAAGAATTGGAATCTACGGTTTTGACTTCGATGATTCTTGCATCGGTAGTTTCTACTTATATCATTTTTTTCAATGATCCAATTTCAAGATTTGTTTTAAAGCTATTGGGAATGGTCGGTCTAAAAGAAGAAGAAAGAACCGAATCCTATACTGACGGTCGGCCGAAAAGAGACATCGTTATTCTTGGTTATTTTAGAATTGCACAAAGTCTTTTAGAGGAAATAGAACGTGAAAAACCGGAATGGCTCAATCGAATTTTGATCGTGGACTTTAATCCTGTCTTTCGTCGTTTTCTGGAAGCGAAAGGGATTCGTTGGGCTTACGGCGATCTCGCAAACCCAGAAACTTTGCATCATCTTGGAATCGAAGATGCAAGATATGTAATTTGTACAATCTCTGATATGATTCTCAAAGGGACAACTAATCGTAGACTTTTAGAATCAATCAAAGGAATTTGTCACCACACACAACCTTCTATCATTCTTACTACCGACGATGTACAAGAAGCAGAAGTTCTTATCGAAAGTGGTGCCGCTCACGTGATCGTACCGGGAAGAATTAGTGGAATGTCTCTTTTTAAAGAAATGAAGACGATCGTAGATCATTCTAAAAACGGTATTACAAACGTTCGGCTTAAATCGAAGAAGAAACAAGTTGTTTCCAAGTCTAAAGTTAGAATAAAGTAA
- a CDS encoding SixA phosphatase family protein, whose product MKQIHLIRHSKSNWETGFKSDHGRPLSEKGKKNARSLRKYLEKIGFKIDLFLVSDSKRTVDTYKIITKDRVLSSETKITEKLYESDSEDILTMIRKLNLRFKNVALLGHNPGIEEIANRLIRGNEDLSLFESMFFKFPTSGFLSIQIETESWEELGKVPGKIIRFWIPE is encoded by the coding sequence TTGAAGCAAATCCATTTAATCAGACACTCTAAGTCGAATTGGGAAACGGGATTCAAATCCGATCACGGAAGACCTCTCTCCGAAAAAGGGAAGAAAAACGCTCGATCTCTTCGAAAATATTTAGAAAAGATAGGATTCAAAATTGATCTCTTTTTAGTTTCAGATTCCAAAAGAACTGTGGATACTTATAAGATTATAACTAAAGATCGAGTTCTGTCCTCTGAAACGAAAATCACAGAAAAATTATATGAATCGGATAGCGAAGATATTCTAACAATGATCAGAAAGTTAAATTTAAGATTCAAGAATGTGGCTTTACTAGGTCATAATCCTGGAATCGAAGAAATTGCAAATCGACTCATTCGAGGCAACGAGGACCTATCACTTTTTGAATCCATGTTTTTTAAATTTCCTACGTCGGGTTTTCTCAGTATACAAATTGAAACCGAATCTTGGGAAGAATTAGGCAAAGTTCCGGGAAAAATAATTCGATTCTGGATACCCGAATGA
- the hpt gene encoding hypoxanthine phosphoribosyltransferase, translated as MNEMDSDILHPCFSREEISQKVKFLASEITKDYKKLNPILICVLKGGVYFFTDLTKAIPFSVEIDFIQARSYSGTSSTGNIDLLKDIDTDLSNRHVILVEDILDTGFTLQYLIRHIFTRNPASLEIVTLLLKERKSILEFPVKYVGWRISDEFVVGYGMDFDGKYRNLPDIHVLETG; from the coding sequence ATGAACGAGATGGATTCGGATATTTTACATCCTTGTTTTAGTCGAGAGGAGATCTCTCAAAAAGTAAAATTCCTAGCTTCCGAGATAACAAAGGATTATAAAAAGTTAAATCCGATTCTCATCTGTGTATTAAAAGGTGGAGTGTACTTTTTTACGGATTTAACAAAAGCGATTCCCTTTTCAGTAGAAATCGATTTCATTCAAGCAAGGTCTTATTCCGGAACTTCTTCAACCGGAAATATCGATTTGTTAAAAGATATCGACACAGACCTTTCCAATCGTCATGTGATTCTTGTAGAAGACATTTTAGATACGGGTTTCACTCTTCAATATCTTATACGACATATCTTTACCCGTAATCCTGCAAGTTTGGAAATCGTAACCCTTCTTTTAAAAGAAAGAAAGAGTATTTTAGAATTCCCTGTAAAGTATGTGGGTTGGAGAATTTCGGACGAGTTCGTTGTGGGTTATGGTATGGATTTCGACGGAAAATACAGAAACCTGCCAGACATTCATGTTTTGGAAACTGGGTAA